From one Mycolicibacterium sp. HK-90 genomic stretch:
- a CDS encoding glycosyltransferase, with protein sequence MAESVCAVIVTHRRRELLAKSLAAVVNQDRKPDHLIVVDNDDDEDVRELVLGQPVPATYLGSRRNLGGAGGFALGMLHALAQGADWIWLADDDGRPADNTVLSTLLACAEQYSLAEVSPMVCNLDDPERLAFPLRRGLVWRRLVSELRTESEDDLLPGIASLFNGALFRASTVEAVGVPDLRLFVRGDEVELHRRLARSGLPFGTCLTASYLHPCGTDEFKPILGGRMHTQYPDDETKRYFTYRNRGYLLSQPGLRKLLPQEWVRFGWYFLVSRRDPAGLREWIRLRRLGRRERFFRGERSDGMGKR encoded by the coding sequence GTGGCTGAGTCCGTGTGTGCGGTGATCGTCACGCACCGGCGCCGTGAACTGCTGGCCAAGTCCCTCGCCGCGGTGGTCAACCAGGATCGCAAGCCCGACCACTTGATCGTGGTCGACAACGACGACGACGAGGACGTGCGCGAGCTGGTGCTGGGCCAGCCGGTCCCGGCCACCTACCTCGGATCGCGCCGAAACCTCGGTGGCGCAGGCGGTTTCGCGCTGGGGATGTTGCACGCACTGGCCCAGGGCGCCGACTGGATCTGGCTGGCCGACGACGACGGCCGCCCCGCCGACAACACCGTGTTGTCCACTCTGCTGGCCTGCGCCGAGCAGTACAGCCTGGCCGAGGTGTCCCCCATGGTGTGCAACCTCGACGATCCGGAGCGGCTGGCCTTCCCGCTGCGCCGCGGGCTGGTGTGGCGGCGGCTGGTCAGCGAATTGCGCACCGAGAGTGAGGACGATCTGCTGCCCGGCATCGCATCACTGTTCAACGGCGCGCTGTTCCGGGCCAGCACGGTGGAGGCCGTCGGCGTCCCCGACCTGCGACTGTTCGTCCGCGGCGACGAGGTCGAACTGCACCGGCGGCTGGCCCGTTCCGGTCTGCCGTTCGGAACCTGTTTGACCGCAAGCTATCTGCACCCGTGTGGCACCGACGAGTTCAAGCCGATCCTCGGTGGCCGGATGCACACGCAATACCCCGACGACGAGACCAAGCGGTACTTCACCTACCGCAACCGCGGCTATCTGCTCTCCCAGCCGGGGCTGCGCAAACTGCTGCCGCAGGAGTGGGTGCGGTTCGGCTGGTACTTTCTGGTGTCGCGCCGCGATCCCGCCGGTCTGCGCGAATGGATTCGGCTGCGGCGGTTGGGCAGACGCGAAAGGTTCTTTCGGGGCGAGCGAAGCGACGGGATGGGCAAACGATGA
- a CDS encoding ABC transporter permease: MTFTDAASDSKTMARAIRDLSEGFRKRELWLHLGWQDIKQRYRRSVLGPFWITIATGTTAVAMGLLYSKLFKLPLEEHLPYVTLGLIIWNLINASILEGADVFIANEGLIKQLPTPLSVHVYRLVWRQLILFGHNIVIFVIIAIVYPKPWKWTDLAVIPALGLIVLNCVWVSICFGILATRYRDIGPLLASVVQLLFFMTPIIWNESTLQQQGAGSWAKIVEINPLLHYLDIVRAPLLGADQEVRHWIVVLVLTAVGWGFAAIAMRQYRARVPYWV, encoded by the coding sequence ATGACGTTCACCGATGCGGCGTCCGACTCCAAGACCATGGCGCGGGCCATACGTGATCTCTCCGAGGGCTTTCGTAAGCGCGAACTGTGGCTGCACCTTGGCTGGCAGGACATCAAGCAGCGCTACCGCCGCAGTGTGCTCGGGCCGTTCTGGATCACCATCGCCACCGGCACGACCGCGGTGGCGATGGGCCTGCTGTATTCGAAGCTGTTCAAGCTGCCGCTCGAAGAGCACCTGCCCTATGTGACGCTCGGCCTGATCATCTGGAACCTGATCAACGCCTCGATCCTCGAGGGCGCCGATGTGTTCATCGCCAACGAGGGCCTGATCAAACAACTTCCGACCCCGTTGTCGGTGCACGTCTACCGGCTGGTGTGGCGGCAGTTGATCCTGTTCGGCCACAACATCGTCATCTTCGTGATCATCGCGATCGTCTATCCCAAGCCATGGAAGTGGACCGACCTGGCGGTCATCCCGGCGCTGGGACTGATCGTGCTGAACTGCGTATGGGTGTCGATCTGCTTCGGCATCCTCGCCACCCGCTACCGCGACATCGGCCCGCTGCTGGCCTCGGTGGTGCAGCTGCTGTTCTTCATGACTCCGATCATCTGGAACGAGTCGACACTGCAACAGCAGGGCGCCGGATCCTGGGCCAAGATCGTCGAGATCAATCCGCTGCTGCACTACCTGGACATCGTGCGGGCGCCGCTGCTGGGCGCCGATCAGGAAGTGCGGCACTGGATCGTGGTCCTGGTTCTCACCGCGGTCGGCTGGGGCTTCGCGGCCATCGCCATGCGCCAGTACCGCGCCCGCGTCCCGTACTGGGTGTAG